A single genomic interval of Dehalococcoidia bacterium harbors:
- a CDS encoding reverse transcriptase-like protein → MIVVYCDGLCEPLNPGGTATYGWVAYRDGQKLREDCAMVCSGPEATNNVAEYSAVIFALKWLLENGRESEKIVVCSDSQLCIYQLTGDYAVRSGRIRPLYEQARALARKFKFLEFRWVPREENKEADALSRKAYAGAAKSSREEKANALLKNVERLDCTQYRVRSQNGSRTYLVDTSVPACTCPDFLGRCLKAGIKCKHILAAEKAAE, encoded by the coding sequence GTGATTGTGGTATACTGCGATGGACTGTGCGAACCGCTCAATCCCGGTGGCACGGCCACTTACGGCTGGGTAGCTTACAGGGACGGCCAAAAACTGCGCGAAGACTGCGCTATGGTCTGCTCAGGGCCGGAAGCCACCAACAACGTCGCGGAGTACAGCGCGGTCATTTTCGCTTTGAAATGGCTTTTGGAAAACGGCCGCGAAAGCGAAAAGATAGTGGTCTGCTCCGACAGCCAGCTATGTATATACCAGCTAACCGGCGATTACGCCGTCCGCTCCGGGCGAATACGGCCGTTATACGAACAGGCTCGGGCGCTGGCGCGAAAGTTCAAGTTCCTTGAGTTCCGCTGGGTGCCGCGCGAAGAAAATAAAGAAGCCGACGCTCTTTCGCGCAAAGCCTACGCCGGGGCGGCCAAATCGTCCAGGGAAGAAAAGGCAAATGCTTTGCTCAAGAACGTAGAGCGCCTGGACTGTACGCAGTACCGGGTAAGGTCGCAAAACGGCAGCAGGACATACCTGGTGGACACGTCAGTACCGGCCTGCACCTGCCCGGACTTCCTCGGGCGGTGTCTAAAGGCCGGGATTAAATGCAAACACATCCTGGCGGCTGAAAAGGCCGCCGAATAG